The Chryseobacterium scophthalmum genome has a window encoding:
- a CDS encoding pyridoxal phosphate-dependent decarboxylase family protein: MNTVITEQLVSEKESLFPNLENLFCDINIHEYQNVMQKAQESVIAFLEDNCQPFSGVSPKDLRKQFEKIDLNSYPQSYEEVFEEVRTLYTQHAIAFHHPKYVAHLNCPVVIPAVAAEMLISSINSSLDTWDQSAGGTLMEQKLIEWTCNEIGYGKNSDGIFTSGGSQSNLMGMLLARDHYSIKHFNHNIKKDGLPKNAHRFRIFVSEAAHFSIQKSASILGLGEQAVIKIKTDRSFKMNSILLEDAIQKEIENGNIPIAVVATAGTTDFGNIDPLVNISAIAKKYGMWFHVDAAYGCGLLLTEKYRHLINGIENADSVTVDYHKSFFQPVSSSGFLVKDRNYFTLITHYADYLNPKDHDENEIPNQVNKSIQTTRRFDALKLWFTLRIIGKKGLGNYIERIISTAKETAILLENDPHFELLNRSDISALVFRYSANPFKTFDLSRINTYIKSQLYKNGNALVAGTKVNGQFYLKFTILNPLTTVEDIKSILITIKKYGNEYIEVN, encoded by the coding sequence ATGAACACAGTTATTACCGAACAATTGGTTTCGGAAAAGGAAAGTCTTTTCCCAAATCTGGAGAACTTATTTTGTGATATCAACATTCACGAATATCAAAATGTAATGCAAAAAGCACAGGAAAGTGTCATTGCATTTCTAGAAGACAACTGCCAACCTTTCAGCGGAGTTTCTCCAAAAGACTTGAGAAAACAATTTGAAAAAATTGATCTCAACAGTTATCCACAAAGTTATGAAGAGGTTTTCGAAGAAGTCAGAACGCTTTATACACAACACGCCATTGCTTTTCATCATCCAAAATATGTTGCCCACCTCAATTGTCCGGTAGTTATTCCGGCGGTTGCTGCGGAAATGTTAATAAGTTCGATCAACTCTTCTCTTGATACTTGGGATCAAAGTGCAGGTGGAACTTTAATGGAGCAAAAACTAATCGAATGGACCTGCAACGAAATCGGTTACGGAAAAAACTCAGATGGAATTTTTACAAGTGGAGGTTCTCAAAGTAACTTGATGGGAATGCTTTTGGCGAGAGATCATTATTCGATCAAACATTTTAATCACAACATTAAAAAAGACGGATTACCCAAAAACGCTCATCGTTTCAGGATCTTTGTTTCGGAAGCAGCCCATTTCAGTATTCAGAAAAGTGCTTCTATTTTAGGATTGGGCGAACAAGCCGTTATTAAAATTAAAACCGACCGGTCCTTTAAAATGAACAGTATTTTGTTGGAAGATGCCATTCAAAAAGAGATAGAAAACGGAAATATTCCTATCGCCGTAGTTGCAACAGCAGGAACCACAGATTTTGGAAACATTGATCCATTGGTGAATATTTCAGCCATTGCAAAAAAATACGGAATGTGGTTTCACGTAGATGCAGCTTATGGTTGCGGATTACTTTTAACCGAAAAATACCGCCATTTAATTAATGGAATTGAAAATGCAGATTCTGTAACCGTTGATTATCACAAATCCTTCTTTCAGCCTGTAAGCAGCAGCGGATTTTTGGTGAAAGACAGAAACTATTTTACATTAATTACCCATTATGCCGATTATTTGAATCCAAAAGATCACGATGAAAATGAAATTCCGAATCAGGTTAATAAATCGATTCAGACGACAAGAAGATTCGATGCGTTGAAACTTTGGTTTACTTTAAGAATTATCGGAAAAAAAGGTCTCGGAAATTATATTGAAAGAATTATTTCCACAGCAAAAGAAACCGCAATTCTTCTTGAAAATGATCCACATTTTGAATTGTTGAACCGTTCTGATATTTCGGCTTTGGTTTTCCGATATTCGGCAAATCCTTTCAAAACTTTTGATCTGAGCAGAATCAATACGTACATCAAATCACAACTTTATAAAAACGGAAACGCTCTCGTTGCAGGAACAAAAGTAAACGGACAGTTTTACTTAAAATTTACTATTCTCAATCCTTTAACAACGGTTGAAGACATCAAATCAATCTTAATCACAATAAAAAAATACGGAAATGAATACATTGAAGTTAACTAA
- a CDS encoding GNAT family N-acetyltransferase translates to MNTLKLTNQQYAEKINYTALINCYMREFTNWSRYLGIPKYDIAVAQNIRKTPTDLHIRIDFSSIGCDVYIPVTYFSETGRHLFDFPVLRRVLETDEVSEIDIYGFMTLIAEYSRGIHSDIDASTVLKRLNNSIENLTTYLDHLVENNKSVNDLEMSFIEAEQSLVLGHILHPVPKSKQGFNQEDLLKYSPETSGQFQLFYFLINPENVIEKNADGKLVTKELGEKIYPLLNSEHKKLWDEFPDYQIVPMHPWEAEYLLVQEDVQIMQEQGILFALGHYGEFFTPTSSVRTVYSENSKWMYKFSLHVKITNSERINLYPELHRGHDISQLLKTDWGKNLQKDYPEIDFMVDPAFIAVKFNDKVINGFNISIRRNPFQGEDKTKNVTLLAALCQDGIFGQPSRLQNIIVNTARNLDLSVEQVALDWFKQYLHICVRPIVGILNKYGLACEFHQQNVMIEIDKKGFPAKIYFRDNQGFFFREGRKELVSNALPGIADESQSIIDEESLAPKYTYYLVTNNILGVVNALGCNQLADERKLIDLVYKSFKELENEDETGLVDYIINKRSWYTKGNLITSLQNINEADENLEYPAVFLDTPNPLNKYFFSNKLIKPETKEVVYSRYFEEENVNISIRPFDIENDFEMIHEWFNREHAKPFWKMDGPKRDLELWFRTILPSDEQHSFIGYVNDVPQFSFEPYWPMRDVVGAYYDAHPTDYGTHFFVAETQKDKKFSFQSFQVALDYIFMLPEVGKCIGEASVDAVPTDRIITKLGYTREGVIEMPHKTAYLTFCTREGYWEKCPESRLEAKNV, encoded by the coding sequence ATGAATACATTGAAGTTAACTAATCAACAATACGCAGAAAAGATCAATTACACGGCTCTCATCAATTGCTACATGAGAGAATTTACCAACTGGAGCCGTTATTTGGGAATCCCGAAATATGACATTGCCGTTGCTCAAAACATAAGAAAAACGCCAACAGATCTACACATCAGAATCGATTTTTCTTCGATAGGATGTGACGTTTATATTCCTGTTACTTATTTTTCTGAGACAGGAAGACATCTTTTTGATTTTCCGGTTTTGAGAAGAGTTTTAGAAACAGACGAAGTTTCAGAAATTGACATTTACGGTTTTATGACGCTTATCGCAGAATATTCAAGAGGAATTCACTCAGATATTGATGCTTCTACGGTTTTGAAAAGATTAAATAATAGTATTGAAAATCTTACGACTTATTTAGATCATTTAGTTGAAAATAATAAGTCGGTAAATGATTTGGAAATGTCATTCATCGAGGCTGAACAGTCACTCGTCTTAGGACATATTTTACATCCCGTTCCAAAATCGAAGCAAGGTTTTAACCAGGAAGATTTGTTGAAATATTCTCCGGAAACTTCAGGACAGTTTCAGTTGTTTTACTTTTTGATCAACCCTGAAAATGTGATTGAAAAAAATGCAGACGGAAAGTTAGTAACTAAAGAATTAGGTGAAAAAATATATCCGCTTTTAAATTCTGAACATAAAAAATTATGGGATGAGTTTCCGGATTATCAAATTGTTCCGATGCATCCTTGGGAAGCCGAATATTTGCTGGTTCAGGAAGATGTTCAGATCATGCAGGAGCAGGGAATTTTGTTTGCTTTAGGTCATTATGGAGAATTTTTCACTCCTACTTCATCGGTAAGAACAGTTTACAGCGAGAACAGTAAATGGATGTATAAATTTTCTCTTCACGTAAAAATTACTAACTCTGAAAGAATTAATCTTTACCCTGAACTTCATCGTGGTCACGACATTAGTCAGTTATTAAAAACAGATTGGGGGAAAAATCTACAAAAAGATTATCCTGAGATTGATTTTATGGTTGATCCAGCTTTTATTGCGGTAAAATTTAACGATAAAGTCATTAATGGTTTTAATATCAGCATAAGAAGAAATCCGTTTCAGGGTGAAGATAAAACTAAAAATGTAACCCTTTTGGCAGCTCTTTGTCAGGACGGAATCTTTGGTCAACCTTCAAGATTGCAAAATATTATTGTCAACACCGCAAGAAATCTTGATTTATCTGTAGAACAAGTCGCTTTAGATTGGTTCAAACAATATCTTCACATCTGTGTAAGACCGATTGTCGGGATTTTGAATAAATATGGTTTAGCATGTGAATTCCACCAGCAAAACGTAATGATAGAAATTGATAAGAAAGGTTTCCCAGCAAAAATTTATTTCAGAGACAACCAAGGATTTTTCTTTAGAGAAGGCAGAAAAGAATTGGTTTCAAATGCACTTCCGGGAATTGCCGATGAAAGCCAGTCGATTATTGATGAAGAATCTTTAGCTCCGAAATACACGTATTATTTGGTAACGAATAATATTTTAGGAGTGGTGAATGCTTTAGGTTGTAACCAATTAGCGGATGAAAGAAAACTGATCGATCTGGTTTATAAATCATTTAAAGAACTTGAAAATGAAGACGAAACAGGATTGGTAGATTACATCATCAACAAAAGAAGTTGGTACACGAAAGGAAATTTAATTACAAGTTTACAAAATATCAACGAAGCAGACGAAAATCTTGAATACCCAGCTGTTTTTCTTGATACACCAAACCCTTTAAACAAATATTTCTTTTCGAATAAATTAATCAAGCCTGAAACTAAAGAGGTCGTTTATTCAAGATATTTTGAAGAAGAAAATGTAAACATAAGCATTCGTCCTTTCGATATTGAAAATGATTTTGAAATGATTCACGAATGGTTCAATAGGGAACATGCAAAACCTTTCTGGAAAATGGATGGTCCGAAAAGAGATTTAGAACTTTGGTTCAGAACTATTCTTCCAAGTGACGAGCAACACAGTTTTATCGGTTACGTAAATGATGTTCCGCAATTCAGCTTTGAGCCTTATTGGCCGATGCGAGATGTTGTGGGAGCTTATTATGACGCTCATCCTACAGATTATGGAACGCACTTTTTTGTTGCGGAAACTCAGAAAGATAAAAAGTTTTCTTTCCAATCTTTTCAGGTTGCTTTAGATTATATTTTCATGCTTCCTGAAGTTGGGAAATGTATCGGTGAAGCTTCTGTTGACGCAGTTCCGACAGATAGAATTATTACAAAATTGGGCTACACTCGTGAAGGTGTGATTGAAATGCCTCATAAAACCGCTTACCTGACTTTCTGTACGCGTGAAGGATATTGGGAAAAATGCCCGGAAAGTAGACTGGAAGCGAAAAATGTATAA
- a CDS encoding lysine N(6)-hydroxylase/L-ornithine N(5)-oxygenase family protein, translating to MENNKIYDIIGIGIGPFNLGLAALLEPVESIDSLFLDQAKGFDWHPGLMLDNATLQVPFMADLVTMADPKSKYSFLNFLKETDRLYKFFIREDFFILRKEYNLYCQWAANQLENCLFGKKVENITFDETQKIYIIEVLDLKNNDVTKYYTTKLSLGTGTQPKLPEFMKDKNYPNVIHTSEYLNHKEEILNSKSVSIIGSGQSAAEIFQHLLPETDDNLFMSWFTRPDRFFPMEYSKLTLELTSPEYVDHFYQMPSNQRKNILAKQHPLYKGINFDLINDIFDTMYEMSVGNVPLHVELKPSCQLDNISPEGNSYVLNFTHIQDEATFTHNSDYVILATGYTYNEPKFLKGIENQIQRNEDGLFDVSRYYTIDNEENIFVQNAELHTHGFVTPDLGMCAYRNAIIINSIAGKEIYKVEKRIAFQQFNTSKEWIAKHSS from the coding sequence TTGGAAAACAACAAAATATACGACATCATCGGGATCGGAATTGGTCCTTTTAATCTTGGATTGGCAGCACTTTTAGAACCTGTGGAATCTATCGATTCACTTTTTTTAGATCAGGCAAAAGGCTTCGATTGGCATCCCGGTTTGATGCTTGACAATGCTACTTTACAAGTCCCTTTTATGGCAGATTTGGTGACGATGGCAGATCCGAAAAGCAAATATAGCTTTCTGAATTTCTTAAAGGAAACTGACCGTTTGTACAAATTTTTCATTAGAGAAGATTTCTTTATTTTAAGAAAAGAATACAATCTGTATTGTCAATGGGCAGCCAATCAATTGGAAAATTGCCTTTTCGGAAAAAAAGTTGAAAACATTACATTTGACGAAACTCAGAAAATTTATATCATTGAAGTTTTAGATTTAAAAAATAATGATGTCACAAAATATTATACAACCAAACTCTCTTTAGGAACAGGAACTCAGCCCAAGTTACCTGAATTTATGAAAGATAAAAACTATCCGAACGTTATTCATACTTCAGAATATTTGAATCACAAAGAAGAAATTTTAAATTCAAAATCGGTTTCTATTATCGGTTCCGGGCAAAGTGCTGCTGAAATTTTTCAGCATCTTCTTCCGGAAACAGATGATAATTTATTCATGAGTTGGTTTACAAGACCTGACCGTTTTTTCCCGATGGAATATTCGAAACTGACATTGGAATTGACTTCGCCGGAATATGTTGACCATTTTTATCAGATGCCTTCCAATCAGCGGAAAAATATTTTAGCGAAACAACATCCGCTTTACAAGGGAATTAATTTTGACCTCATCAACGATATTTTTGATACGATGTACGAAATGAGTGTTGGAAATGTTCCTCTACATGTAGAATTAAAACCAAGTTGCCAACTGGATAATATTTCTCCTGAAGGAAATTCTTATGTCTTAAATTTCACTCATATTCAGGATGAGGCCACTTTCACTCACAATTCAGATTATGTGATCTTGGCAACAGGATATACCTATAACGAACCGAAATTCTTGAAAGGAATCGAAAATCAAATTCAAAGAAACGAAGATGGTTTGTTTGATGTAAGTCGATATTACACCATCGATAATGAAGAAAACATTTTTGTACAAAATGCAGAGCTTCACACGCACGGTTTCGTCACTCCGGATTTGGGAATGTGTGCTTACAGAAATGCGATTATCATTAATTCTATCGCCGGAAAAGAAATTTATAAAGTTGAAAAACGCATTGCCTTTCAGCAATTCAATACATCGAAAGAATGGATCGCAAAACATTCATCTTAA
- a CDS encoding MATE family efflux transporter: protein MDRKTFILKGDLKKVMWETSWPAVAAIVLYGINNFLDAIFVGYLINTKALAAVGMAFPLSQIVLGFGRLVGIGAGAAVSIWIGENRQDKLYKLFGSFNFLCIFFSLICTVPAYIFANELMAMMGAKGELQAIAVEYFRVTLIGTIFWIYGLALNMLIRAEGKMKTAAVMIAIGLVIDIILKPIFISTFGMGVSGAAWATNCGMLIYSLLGFYYYAKGKSSFKTNWKSVSYHPEIGKRILKLGLPEMILSVMGVVQSIIIFNAIASYGTEDDISFFTVLNRFFLFLLTPLFGLMRGLQPVVGINFGAGQFERARQFLKTYILAGVAILSPFFLMAMIFPEQLIGLMLPGYIVNTSQIQDFRLFFSVLPLLPITVLALSYYPAVNDSKKASFLVFLRQLILYIPLMLILPYYFGVKSIYWGSALIEVIVGVTTFIILRKGIAKPKMQLT, encoded by the coding sequence ATGGATCGCAAAACATTCATCTTAAAAGGTGACTTAAAAAAGGTCATGTGGGAAACTTCATGGCCTGCCGTTGCAGCGATCGTTTTATACGGGATCAATAATTTCCTGGACGCTATTTTCGTTGGATATTTAATTAATACAAAAGCTCTTGCTGCCGTAGGAATGGCTTTTCCGTTGTCGCAAATTGTTTTAGGGTTTGGAAGATTGGTAGGAATTGGCGCAGGTGCAGCAGTAAGTATTTGGATTGGCGAAAACAGACAGGATAAATTATATAAACTGTTTGGAAGCTTCAATTTTCTATGTATATTTTTCTCATTAATTTGTACAGTTCCGGCTTATATTTTTGCGAATGAACTGATGGCAATGATGGGTGCAAAAGGAGAGTTACAAGCTATTGCAGTTGAATATTTTCGAGTTACGCTGATTGGAACTATTTTCTGGATCTACGGTTTAGCTTTAAATATGTTAATTCGGGCAGAAGGAAAAATGAAAACCGCTGCTGTGATGATTGCAATCGGATTAGTCATCGATATTATTTTAAAACCAATTTTTATTTCAACTTTCGGGATGGGCGTTTCCGGCGCAGCTTGGGCAACCAATTGCGGAATGCTGATTTATTCGTTACTTGGATTTTATTATTACGCTAAAGGAAAAAGTTCTTTCAAGACCAATTGGAAATCGGTTTCTTATCATCCTGAAATTGGAAAAAGGATTTTAAAATTAGGACTTCCCGAAATGATTTTATCCGTAATGGGAGTTGTACAGAGTATTATTATTTTTAATGCGATTGCTTCTTACGGAACGGAAGATGACATTTCTTTCTTCACCGTTTTGAATCGGTTTTTCCTGTTTTTATTAACTCCTTTATTTGGATTGATGCGAGGTTTACAGCCTGTTGTAGGAATTAATTTCGGAGCCGGACAATTTGAAAGAGCAAGGCAATTTTTAAAAACCTATATTTTAGCAGGAGTTGCGATACTTTCGCCTTTCTTTTTGATGGCAATGATTTTTCCGGAACAATTAATCGGATTAATGCTTCCGGGATATATAGTAAACACAAGTCAGATTCAGGATTTCAGATTGTTTTTCTCTGTACTTCCGCTATTACCAATTACTGTTTTGGCACTATCCTATTATCCTGCAGTAAACGATAGTAAAAAAGCAAGTTTCCTTGTTTTTTTACGACAGTTGATTCTTTATATTCCATTAATGCTTATTCTTCCTTATTATTTTGGAGTGAAAAGTATTTATTGGGGAAGCGCTTTGATAGAAGTAATTGTGGGAGTGACTACGTTTATTATATTAAGGAAAGGTATTGCTAAACCAAAGATGCAACTTACGTAA
- a CDS encoding NADP-dependent malic enzyme, producing MSSKTHRDEKNFSQAALDYHKAEPKGKIEVIPSKPHSSQRDLSLAYSPGVAIPCLEIEKNPETVYDYTGKGNLVAVISNGTAVLGLGDIGAEASKPVMEGKGLLFKIFADINVFDIEIDEKDPDKFIQIVKGIAPTFGGINLEDIKAPEAFYIEQKLKEELDIPLMHDDQHGTAIISAAALINSLQIANKNIEEVKMVVNGAGAAAIACTNLYISLGLKRENVLMCDSKGVINHKRENLTPEKLDFIAQTDLETLEDAVKGSDVFIGLSKGNVMTPEMLSSMNENPIVFALANPDPEIAYDLALSTRKDVIMATGRSDYPNQVNNVLGFPYIFRGALDVQAKGINEEMKLAAVHAIADLAKEPVPEAVILAYNVKNLQFGREYFIPKPFDNRLITKVSSAVAKAAIESGVARKTIADFDEYETQLLDRMGRDEKLVRMMQNRAKANPKRITLGNAEEYNVLKAAQILYEEGIAHPILLGDKKYVKEQMERFGINIDVPIIDPSDDDQKENRKKYRETLWKLRQRKGMNEYKAKRYVRQRDYFGPLMLKHGDTDGLIIGFSKNYVSTLRPVLEVIEKDKGVDKVAAMMMILSEKKPIFFADTSINQNPTAEDLVNIAKMAEHTVKSFAIEPRIAMLGFENFSAISDTSKKVAKAVNILHEKFPKMIVDGEIQPDFAMNSDHLSDYPFSKLGTTPANTFIFPNLESANLSYKIIRGMKVAQVIGPILMGLKQPVHVLQMRSSVDEIVNLATVAVLDAQRREVKK from the coding sequence ATGTCAAGTAAAACTCACCGCGACGAAAAAAACTTTAGTCAGGCAGCGTTAGATTATCATAAAGCAGAACCCAAAGGAAAGATTGAGGTAATTCCTTCAAAGCCACACTCATCGCAGAGAGATTTGTCTTTGGCATATTCTCCGGGAGTGGCTATTCCTTGTCTGGAAATTGAAAAAAATCCGGAAACGGTTTATGATTATACAGGAAAAGGAAATTTGGTGGCGGTTATTTCAAACGGAACAGCAGTTCTTGGTTTGGGAGACATTGGAGCTGAAGCTTCAAAACCGGTAATGGAAGGAAAAGGTCTTTTGTTTAAGATTTTTGCAGACATCAACGTTTTTGATATTGAAATCGACGAAAAAGATCCGGATAAATTTATCCAGATTGTAAAAGGAATTGCTCCAACTTTTGGAGGAATCAACCTTGAAGATATCAAAGCTCCGGAAGCTTTTTATATAGAGCAAAAATTAAAAGAAGAATTAGATATTCCGTTGATGCACGATGATCAGCACGGAACGGCGATTATTTCTGCAGCAGCATTGATCAACTCTCTTCAGATTGCCAATAAGAATATCGAAGAAGTGAAAATGGTGGTAAATGGAGCAGGAGCTGCAGCAATTGCTTGTACCAATCTTTATATTTCTCTTGGTTTAAAAAGAGAAAATGTATTGATGTGCGACAGTAAAGGTGTTATCAACCATAAAAGAGAAAATCTTACTCCTGAAAAATTAGATTTCATTGCTCAAACAGATCTTGAAACTTTAGAAGATGCAGTAAAAGGTTCAGATGTTTTCATTGGTTTGTCTAAAGGAAATGTGATGACACCAGAAATGTTGAGCAGCATGAACGAAAATCCAATCGTTTTTGCATTGGCAAATCCGGATCCTGAAATTGCTTACGATTTGGCGCTTTCTACAAGAAAAGACGTTATCATGGCGACGGGAAGAAGTGATTATCCTAATCAGGTAAACAATGTTCTTGGTTTCCCATATATTTTCCGTGGTGCATTAGATGTTCAGGCAAAAGGCATTAATGAAGAAATGAAATTGGCAGCAGTTCATGCGATTGCTGATTTGGCTAAAGAACCGGTTCCTGAAGCCGTAATTTTAGCTTATAACGTTAAGAATTTACAGTTTGGTAGAGAATATTTTATTCCGAAACCATTTGATAACAGATTAATTACCAAAGTATCAAGCGCAGTTGCAAAAGCAGCTATTGAAAGCGGAGTTGCAAGAAAAACTATTGCAGATTTTGACGAATACGAAACTCAGCTTCTCGACAGAATGGGAAGAGATGAGAAATTGGTAAGAATGATGCAAAACCGTGCAAAAGCTAATCCGAAAAGAATCACTTTAGGAAATGCTGAAGAATATAATGTTCTGAAAGCTGCACAGATTTTATATGAAGAAGGAATTGCTCATCCTATTCTTTTAGGAGACAAAAAATATGTGAAAGAGCAAATGGAACGTTTCGGAATCAACATTGATGTTCCGATTATCGATCCAAGTGACGACGATCAGAAAGAAAACAGAAAAAAATACAGAGAAACCCTTTGGAAACTTCGTCAGAGAAAAGGGATGAACGAGTACAAGGCAAAAAGATACGTTCGCCAGAGAGATTATTTTGGTCCTTTGATGCTAAAACATGGTGATACAGACGGATTGATTATTGGTTTTTCTAAAAATTATGTTTCTACTTTAAGACCTGTTTTAGAAGTTATCGAAAAAGATAAAGGGGTTGATAAAGTAGCTGCAATGATGATGATCTTATCTGAAAAGAAACCTATTTTCTTCGCTGATACTTCGATCAACCAAAATCCTACAGCTGAAGATTTGGTGAATATTGCTAAGATGGCAGAACACACCGTGAAATCATTCGCTATCGAGCCGAGAATTGCAATGTTAGGTTTCGAAAACTTTTCTGCCATTTCTGATACTTCCAAAAAAGTGGCGAAAGCAGTAAATATTCTTCATGAGAAATTCCCGAAAATGATTGTGGATGGAGAAATTCAGCCTGATTTTGCAATGAACTCTGATCATTTAAGTGATTATCCGTTCTCAAAATTAGGAACAACTCCGGCAAACACATTCATCTTCCCGAATCTAGAATCTGCAAACTTATCTTACAAAATTATCAGAGGAATGAAGGTTGCGCAAGTAATCGGACCAATCTTGATGGGACTGAAACAACCGGTTCACGTTTTACAAATGCGTTCAAGTGTTGATGAGATTGTTAACTTGGCAACGGTTGCAGTTTTGGATGCACAGAGAAGAGAGGTTAAAAAATAG
- a CDS encoding ATPase — protein MVAIVDSGSTKSDWVILDDFKNVFLKTETIGFNPNFISKELIVPEIEKNNSLLSVKNSITKIFFYGSGCGVRKNCQTIEEEVGKVFTNAEIIVKEDLYAAAYAAYNGKPTIVCILGTGSNSCYFDGENLKIKLPSLGYLMGDEGSGSAIGKQLVRRFFMQKLPQDLHLEFKEMYGLTIDEALKNMYHTTRPNAYLANFNKFVVERKDHPYFQEMVLEEMKNFFDYQVLPYEESQDAEINFIGSIAYYYENILRSAASELNLNVGHIVQKPIESLVDYHIKYIL, from the coding sequence ATGGTTGCTATTGTTGATAGTGGTTCTACTAAATCTGACTGGGTAATCTTGGATGACTTCAAAAATGTTTTCTTAAAGACCGAAACCATTGGTTTCAACCCCAATTTTATCAGCAAAGAGCTTATTGTACCCGAAATTGAAAAAAATAACAGCTTATTATCTGTAAAAAATTCAATTACCAAAATCTTTTTCTACGGTTCTGGTTGTGGCGTTAGAAAAAATTGCCAGACAATAGAAGAAGAAGTAGGAAAGGTTTTTACCAATGCAGAGATTATTGTAAAAGAAGATTTGTATGCAGCAGCTTATGCAGCTTATAACGGGAAACCAACAATTGTCTGTATTTTGGGAACGGGTTCGAACTCATGTTATTTTGACGGAGAAAATTTAAAGATAAAACTTCCTTCATTAGGTTATCTTATGGGTGACGAAGGAAGCGGAAGCGCCATCGGAAAACAGTTGGTGCGCAGATTCTTTATGCAGAAACTTCCTCAGGATTTACATCTTGAGTTCAAAGAAATGTATGGATTAACGATTGATGAAGCATTGAAAAACATGTATCATACAACCAGACCCAATGCATACTTAGCCAATTTCAATAAATTTGTTGTCGAAAGAAAAGATCATCCTTACTTCCAGGAAATGGTTTTGGAAGAGATGAAAAACTTTTTCGATTATCAGGTTCTTCCGTATGAAGAATCTCAGGATGCCGAGATCAATTTTATCGGCTCTATTGCTTATTATTACGAAAATATTTTACGTTCTGCAGCGTCAGAACTCAATTTGAATGTGGGGCACATTGTACAGAAACCAATCGAAAGCTTGGTTGATTACCACATTAAATACATACTTTAA
- a CDS encoding GtrA family protein — protein sequence MRALLLRHKQVLLFIIAGGLSAIVEIGSFKIFSTYLPQAISQEQNFHGIHYPLSNILSTSCGILFNYFLSIWFVFERGKHSKRKEFAYFMVVSFISTILSLSFFQIFYSFIFKDNIDLIFYTLSPEMTSKIAAILLVSILNYSVKKKVIFNG from the coding sequence ATGAGAGCATTACTACTACGCCACAAACAGGTATTATTATTTATTATTGCAGGCGGCCTCAGTGCGATTGTGGAAATCGGGAGTTTCAAAATCTTCAGTACCTATCTTCCACAAGCCATTTCTCAGGAACAAAATTTTCACGGAATTCATTATCCGTTAAGTAATATCTTATCGACAAGCTGCGGAATTTTATTTAATTATTTTCTGAGCATCTGGTTTGTTTTTGAGCGTGGAAAGCATTCTAAACGAAAAGAATTTGCTTACTTTATGGTAGTTTCTTTTATTTCGACCATTTTAAGTTTAAGTTTCTTCCAAATCTTTTATAGTTTTATATTTAAAGATAATATTGATTTAATTTTTTATACCTTGAGTCCGGAAATGACGAGTAAGATTGCTGCTATTTTATTGGTTTCTATTCTTAATTATTCTGTAAAGAAAAAAGTAATATTTAACGGTTGA
- a CDS encoding lysophospholipid acyltransferase family protein has protein sequence MTTILNYLWRFWLIILAFVLTIILGLPVYILSLKKSTFKYAHVLIRIWCYGMFFGMGLRYKLINLTDKKIDKNTQYVIISNHTSIMDIMLPCILFPNHQLCYVGKKELEKIPIFGTIYKRICVMVDRSSARSRADVYRRCAEKMEEGNSIVLFPEGGVPDDTSIVLDEFKDGAFTLSSKHHSPIAVFTFIGLKEMFPFDNSKGYPGKVKVFFNDILEPTNSPRDLKLSAFETIKKTLTEHS, from the coding sequence GTGACTACAATTTTAAATTACCTCTGGAGATTCTGGCTGATTATATTGGCATTTGTTCTGACTATTATTCTGGGATTACCGGTATACATTCTGTCTTTAAAGAAAAGCACATTCAAATATGCTCATGTTTTAATAAGAATTTGGTGCTACGGAATGTTTTTCGGAATGGGTTTACGATATAAACTCATTAATCTTACCGATAAAAAAATCGACAAAAACACACAATACGTTATCATTTCAAACCATACTTCGATTATGGATATTATGCTCCCCTGCATTTTGTTTCCCAATCATCAGCTTTGTTATGTTGGAAAAAAAGAATTAGAAAAAATTCCGATTTTCGGAACCATCTACAAAAGAATCTGCGTAATGGTTGACCGAAGCAGCGCCAGAAGCCGTGCCGATGTCTACAGAAGATGTGCTGAAAAAATGGAGGAAGGCAACAGTATTGTTCTTTTTCCTGAAGGTGGAGTTCCCGATGACACCTCAATTGTTTTAGATGAATTTAAAGATGGAGCTTTTACACTTTCTTCGAAACACCACTCTCCTATTGCCGTTTTTACTTTTATAGGTTTGAAGGAAATGTTTCCATTTGATAACTCTAAAGGCTATCCCGGAAAAGTAAAAGTATTTTTCAACGATATTCTGGAACCAACAAACTCTCCAAGAGATTTAAAACTGTCAGCTTTTGAGACAATAAAAAAAACATTAACAGAACACAGTTAA